One Anopheles marshallii chromosome 3, idAnoMarsDA_429_01, whole genome shotgun sequence genomic region harbors:
- the LOC128714182 gene encoding protein lingerer, whose protein sequence is MWKSVVWITLLLGYSYAGIASWSEDISVHNNAAVTGIHYSQHESSVNAARKAAAERLQQPAALVASGGTTGPCDKLCYNRYIADGASDVETVGQGIVGFTSTGTAAGAVGSSQKYSSTSSRMSESSVQNVHGAVVYPAVASTSGVRSSYSSSSSSRHSSGSAQPAAAALYSADHERTQAHLAQPLVYTVSAPKTHASQSSYERSSNERTVVSRPVVANVVYTSVPAGGSSSNSFNARSSFSAASNEQQLVQPVTYPTANSDYSGRYIAQQDHQYRQYPSKTYVMYSKPITSSVQYYAPSRSRTEESASSTSYDSSGRVVNLNVVQPVHSERVDEQRTQQRAESVQTVQRQSDLYPVRSSFDFQEKVNQEQDYEDIVDGASSERPQRVIAPTVPSSSSSSSQRRAEQQSTYVRTGSYVPNIGSSTRYSTAQAADSQRRQTYQSSPTYVAAVPVVGAGSTSKYESASESQHQQQRHSQNSLNVPLVVQPAPAGSASSSSSRYASSQQEHRASAGGPGYYAPAGASSYGSQYATDTAAHSSVHNNRYKAGSGGSFIHFPITHDEFGRRFGAVGGAGGYGADTDLRDIMSESESLARMQAQNVHNGAVSGSGTFDADTRFGGESEGLGTMPGGFQRSKSWSSSSKWASEQRYGEDGKPKTSSMLSTAESEKHNVNGKTTGYKAATTTVEDDGKVSTYSLHTT, encoded by the exons ATGTGGAAGAGTGTAGTGTGGATTACCCTGCTACTTGGATATAGCTATGCAG GCATCGCATCTTGGAGCGAGGATATCTCAGTGCATAACAA TGCGGCCGTAACTGGAAT ACACTACTCCCAGCATGAGTCTTCGGTGAATGCTGCCCGAAAAGCGGCAGCGGAGCGTTTGCAACAGCCTGCGGCTCTGGTGGCCAGTGGCGGTACTACTGGACCATGTGATAAGCTCTGCTACAACAGGTACATTGCTGATGGTGCAAGTGATGTAGAAACGGTTGGGCAGGGCATTGTGGGCTTCACATCCACCGGAACAGCAGCAGGTGCCGTTGGATCGTCACAGAAATATTCGTCTACTTCATCGCGAATGTCTGAATCGTCGGTACAAAATGTACACGGTGCGGTTGTCTATCCAGCTGTTGCATCGACGTCAGGTGTAAGATCTAGCTATTCTAGCTCATCCTCCTCTCGGCATAGCTCGGGATCAGCACAACCTGCTGCAGCGGCACTGTACAGTGCCGACCATGAACGGACCCAGGCGCATCTCGCACAGCCACTGGTTTATACCGTTTCGGCACCTAAAACCCACGCTTCCCAAAGCAGTTACGAGCGATCGAGTAACGAACGAACGGTAGTCAGTCGACCGGTGGTTGCCAATGTAGTCTACACCTCGGTTCCTGCAGGAGGATCATCTAGCAATAGCTTTAATGCACGCTCCAGTTTCTCTGCGGCCTCGAACGAACAGCAGCTAGTACAACCGGTCACCTATCCGACAGCTAACAGTGACTATTCCGGACGATACATCGCTCAGCAGGACCATCAGTATAGACAGTATCCGTCGAAAACGTACGTCATGTACTCGAAACCGATCACTTCCTCCGTGCAGTACTACGCACCGTCACGATCACGAACCGAGGAGAGCGCTTCTTCAACGTCGTACGATTCTTCCGGACGAGTGGTGAACTTGAACGTCGTTCAACCGGTACACTCCGAGCGTGTCGATGAACAGAGAACGCAACAACGTGCCGAATCGGTGCAAACTGTACAGCGCCAATCAGATCTCTACCCAGTTCGATCGTCTTTCGACTTTCAGGAAAAAGTAAACCAAGAGCAGGACTATGAGGACATAGTTGATGGTGCATCGAGTGAGCGCCCCCAGAGAGTAATTGCTCCAACGGTTCCGAGCTCCTCATCGTCTTCCTCGCAGCGTCGTGCAGAGCAACAAAGTACCTACGTTCGTACGGGTTCATACGTACCCAATATCGGTTCTTCCACCCGGTACAGTACAGCCCAAGCAGCTGACTCTCAGCGTCGTCAAACATATCAGTCCTCGCCAACGTACGTCGCAGCCGTTCCCGTGGTGGGGGCCGGCTCCACGTCGAAGTATGAAAGCGCCTCTGAATcgcaacaccagcagcaacgaCATTCCCAAAATTCGCTCAACGTTCCACTCGTAGTCCAGCCAGCTCCCGCAGGTAGTGCTTCGTCCTCATCCAGTCGGTACGCATCCTCCCAACAGGAACATCGCGCAAGTGCTGGCGGACCAGGCTACTACGCTCCAGCCGGCGCTTCGTCATACGGTTCGCAGTACGCCACTGATACCGCTGCCCACAGCTCTGTGCACAACAATCGCTACAAGGCTGGAAGTGGTGGAAGCTTTATCCACTTTCCCATCACGCACGATGAATTCGGCCGTCGGTTCGGGGCGGTAGGCGGAGCAGGTGGGTACGGGGCGGATACTGATCTTCGGGACATTATGAGCGAGTCGGAATCGCTGGCCCGGATGCAGGCGCAGAACGTGCACAATGGTGCTGTGTCCGGCAGTGGAACATTCGATGCGGATACGCGATTCGGTGGTGAATCGGAAGGTTTGGGCACGATGCCCGGTGGCTTCCAGCGTTCCAAATCTTGGTCCAGCAGTTCCAAGTGGGCTTCCGAACAGCGC TATGGAGAAGACGGTAAGCCGAAAACGTCCAGCATGCTCTCGACGGCGGAGAGCGAGAAGCATAATGTAAACGGCAAAACGACCGGTTACAAGGCGGCCACCACGACCGTCGAGGATGATGGAAAGGTCAGCACGTACAGTCTGCACACCACGTAG
- the LOC128712319 gene encoding uncharacterized protein LOC128712319, which translates to MSDSPPDDIESRYLYVLDEAERLRVHIAWMHSYQQYWGQFDSMTVYLRQQSWEFMRINIQYVTDTWAHLTTLINSNDPPELRALLHGLEQFRSKWDTAKTFLESVIQRSERLYTSGLVV; encoded by the exons ATGAGCGATAGCCCACCGGACGATATT GAGTCGCGCTATCTTTACGTGCTAGATGAAGCGGAACGTCTGCGCGTACACATCGCTTGGATGCACTCATACCAGCAATACTGGGGACAGTTCGATTCTATGACGGTGTACTTACGGCAACAATCTTGGGAGTTCATGCGGATCAACATCCAGTACGTTACGGACACTTGGGCACATTTAACCACGCTGATCAACAGCAATGATCCACCGGAGCTGAGGGCGCTGTTGCACGGCCTGGAACAGTTTCGATCCAAATGGGACACGGCCAAAACATTCCTGGAGAGTGTCATCCAAAGATCGGAGCGTTTGTATACGTCGGGATTAGTTGTTTGA
- the LOC128711387 gene encoding peroxisomal acyl-coenzyme A oxidase 3: MPIQEECSVIPDVPRGPLCAYRSKAQFNWKEFRLVLEDKELVKIKYDIWRRLESEPLFSPVTATLSVDQQKERAARQVNRIADLELAPPEIYSKPYKYRVRYLMSINEALHAVCPSLSVKIALGVGLFTNSLLAMGTERHQDVYNKAWNREIITCLAITEVSHGSNTKRCRTTATYDPTTQEFIIHTPDFEAAKCWIGNLGKTASIALLFAILYTADGENHGLQGFLVPIRDPKTLLPYPGVTVGDIGEKIGLNGIDNGFVMFNNYRIPRENLLNRTGDVTPEGVYESTFSEPGKILGAVLESFSAGRLGIMQESSNTLSHAAVIAVRYAALRKQFGTDRNGPEQSIIEYQLHQWRIFPYLAAACVLKVSVFAMTEIYLETVQKSQAESNGFELLTQIVSEIHALVSSSKPLVTWTARDAIQESREACGGHGYLRAANLGELRNNHDPSCTYEGDNNVLGQQASNWLIRQWKNAQVESPVGTASFITRRNAILASDFEALLRKGVHIESSDFVSQCYEWLMCWLLKESVAKMEEANKVGLDTFTARNNCQVYRARDLSRAYAEYYALESFRSRCARGDVKEELRPVLFRVYLIYGMWCLDRHMTTFYAGSFAKGSQFADAVRDTLLRMCGALNDSAVAIADALAPPDWVLNSVIAKSDGRLYENIQSVFMTNPGALERASWWKDVIPSKLKSKL; encoded by the exons ATGCCAATACAAGAGGAATGTTCAGTAATACCGGATGTACCACGTGGACCACTGTGTGCTTATCGATCGAAGGCTCAGTTTAACTGGAAAGAATTTCGGCTAGTGCTAGAGGATAAAGAGCTcgtgaaaataaaa TACGACATATGGCGCCGATTGGAATCGGAACCGCTGTTCTCACCGGTTACGGCTACATTGTCGGTCGATCAGCAGAAAGAACGCGCCGCAAGGCAGGTGAATCGTATCGCCGATCTGGAACTCGCACCACCAGAGATCTATTCGAAACCCTACAAATATCGTGTGCGTTATCTGATGAGCATCAACGAAGCGCTCCACGCCGTATGTCCAAGCCTGTCCGTAAAAATTGCACTCGGCGTTGGGCTGTTCACGAACTCGCTGCTTGCGATGGGTACCGAGCGTCACCAGGACGTGTACAATAAGGCGTGGAACCGGGAGATCATTACATGCTTAGCGATCACGGAGGTATCGCACGGTAGCAACACGAAACGATGTCGCACAACCGCAACGTACGATCCGACCACACAAGAGTTCATTATACACACGCCCGATTTTGAGGCGGCCAAATGCTGGATCGGCAATCTGGGCAAAACGGCCTCGATAGCGCTACTGTTCGCTATTCTCTACACCGCCGATGGGGAAAATCATGGACTGCAAGGCTTTCTCGTGCCGATACGCGATCCGAAAACGTTACTGCCCTACCCGGGCGTGACGGTGGGCGATATTGGCGAAAAGATCGGCCTAAATGGGATCGACAATGGTTTCGTGATGTTCAACAACTATCGTATACCGCGTGAGAATTTGCTGAACCGCACCGGTGATGTGACGCCGGAGGGTGTGTACGAGAGCACGTTCAGCGAGCCGGGCAAAATTCTTGGCGCGGTGCTAGAATCTTTCTCCGCGGGACGGTTGGGCATCATGCAGGAGTCGTCCAACACGCTATCGCATGCGGCCGTCATTGCGGTGAGGTATGCCGCGCTGAGGAAACAGTTCGGAACGGACCGGAATGGACCGGAGCAATCGATCATCGAGTATCAGTTGCAT CAATGGCGCATATTTCCCTATCTGGCTGCGGCCTGCGTACTTAAGGTGTCGGTGTTTGCCATGACCGAGATCTATCTCGAGACGGTGCAGAAATCTCAAGCCGAATCGAACGGATTCGAGCTGCTGACCCAGATCGTGTCGGAGATACACGCGCTGGTGTCATCGTCGAAACCGCTCGTTACGTGGACGGCACGTGATGCGATTCAAGAATCGCGCGAAGCTTGCGGCGGTCACGGTTACCTGCGGGCGGCCAATTTGGGCGAGCTGCGTAACAATCACGATCCTAGCTGTACTTACGAAGGTGACAATAATGTGCTGGGCCAGCAGGCTTCCAATTGGCTCATCAGGCAGTGGAAGAACGCGCAGGTGGAGAGTCCGGTGGGAACGGCCAGCTTTATCACACGCAGGAACGCAATATTGGCCAGTGATTTTGAAGCTCTGCTGCGTAAGGGAGTTCACATCGAAAGCTCGGACT TCGTCAGTCAGTGCTACGAATGGCTCATGTGTTGGTTGCTTAAGGAAAGTGTAGCAAAGATGGAGGAAGCCAACAAGGTCGGTTTGGATACGTTTACGGCACGTAACAACTGTCAGGTCTATCGGGCGCGAGATTTAAGCCGTGCGTACGCGGAGTATTACGCATTGGAGAGTTTCAG ATCCCGATGTGCTCGTGGTGACGTAAAGGAGGAACTGCGTCCGGTGCTCTTCCGGGTGTATTTGATCTACGGTATGTGGTGTCTCGATCGACACATGACCACCTTCTACGCTGGTTCATTCGCCAAGGGTTCACAGTTTGCGGACGCAGTACGCGATACGCTGCTGCGAATGTGTGGCGCCCTGAACGATTCCGCCGTAGCCATTGCCGATGCACTGGCTCCACCTGACTGGGTACTAAACTCGGTAATCGCCAAATCCGACGGGCGATTGTACGAGAATATTCAGTCGGTGTTTATGACCAATCCGGGTGCGCTGGAACGAGCGTCCTGGTGGAAGGACGTGATACCGTCTAAGCTGAAGAGTAAACTGTAG
- the LOC128715119 gene encoding lamin Dm0-like: MSQKTKKPSAKPSSTTANTPSGAQSVSSSASTVSSASESMETALSPTRHSRLHEKNSLMNLNDRLACYIDRVRFLEQENSRLSLELSTLQDTAAREVSGLKAIYEHELADARKLLDETAREKAKMEIESKRTLEENDQLRTKLNRRTKEVSELEREARANEARCIELTANFNSVCSERKKLQDELREAEKETDKLRRSFEAIRKDFEHETLIRVDLENNIQSLREELTFKEQVHSQELSESKLRRQSEISEIDGFLMEQYETKLQQTLQELRDQYEQQLRLNRDEMGNLFEGRIQALEERLVSERARYDEEKAKFQKQHDQMRTEMDVQLKDYQDLMDIKISLDMEISAYDKLLSTEETRLNITPNVTSSSSAAGAAAFTSSSRLFRTPSLKRKRNNLDESLDYSVVASAKGDIEVTECDPDGRFVRIANKSKQEYKLDGWQLVRRPADASEICYRFPKSAKIEGNGIVTVWATVANRKPDPPTDLVMKSALWTVTDTMVTVLLNEEGDEMATVERHRMMKPPKDKYFHEESGCRLAVYSTSGVNRSPSASSIGRIPNKNDEQCAVM, translated from the coding sequence atgtcacaaaaaaCGAAGAAGCCATCGGCAAAACCGTCCTCCACGACGGCCAACACGCCCAGTGGTGCCCAGTCCGTGTCGTCATCCGCATCGACCGTGTCAAGCGCATCGGAATCGATGGAGACGGCCCTCAGCCCGACGCGCCACAGTCGGCTGCATGAAAAAAACAGTCTCATGAATCTGAACGATCGGTTGGCCTGCTACATCGATCGAGTACGGTTTTTGGAGCAGGAAAACTCCCGTCTATCGCTTGAGCTGTCCACTCTACAGGATACCGCTGCCCGGGAAGTGTCCGGGCTGAAGGCCATATATGAACACGAGCTGGCGGACGCACGCAAACTGCTAGATGAAACGGCACGCGAGAAGGCGAAGATGGAAATAGAGTCAAAGCGCACCTTGGAGGAAAATGACCAATTGCGTACCAAGCTGAACCGGCGCACAAAGGAGGTCAGCGAGCTGGAAAGGGAGGCGCGTGCAAATGAGGCCCGGTGCATCGAGTTGACCGCCAACTTCAACAGTGTCTGTTCGGAGCGGAAGAAGCTGCAGGATGAGCTCCGGGAAGCGGAAAAAGAGACGGACAAGCTGCGCCGCTCGTTCGAAGCGATACGGAAGGATTTCGAGCACGAAACGCTGATCCGGGTCGATTTGGAAAACAATATCCAAAGTTTGCGCGAGGAGCTCACGTTCAAGGAGCAAGTACACAGCCAGGAACTGAGCGAGAGTAAACTACGCCGGCAGAGTGAGATCAGCGAAATCGATGGCTTTCTCATGGAGCAGTACGAGACGAAGCTGCAGCAGACGCTCCAGGAGTTGCGCGATCAGTACGAGCAACAGCTGCGCCTGAATCGGGACGAAATGGGCAACCTGTTTGAGGGACGCATCCAAGCGCTAGAGGAGCGATTGGTAAGCGAACGTGCCCGGTATGACGAGGAAAAAGCCAAGTTCCAAAAGCAACACGATCAGATGCGCACCGAGATGGACGTTCAGTTGAAGGATTATCAGGATCTGATGGATATCAAGATTTCGCTCGACATGGAAATATCGGCGTACGATAAGCTTCTGTCGACGGAAGAGACGCGTCTCAACATTACGCCGAACGTGACCAGCTCCAGCTCGGCTGCCGGTGCCGCTGCGTTCACCTCCAGCTCACGGCTGTTCCGTACGCCTTCGCTTAAACGCAAGCGCAACAATCTGGACGAATCGTTGGATTATTCCGTGGTGGCTTCGGCCAAAGGTGACATCGAGGTGACGGAGTGTGATCCCGACGGTCGGTTCGTGCGCATcgcaaacaaatcgaaacagGAGTACAAGCTGGACGGTTGGCAGCTGGTTCGTCGGCCGGCGGATGCTTCCGAGATATGCTATCGGTTCCCGAAGTCGGCCAAAATCGAGGGCAACGGTATAGTAACGGTGTGGGCAACCGTGGCGAACCGGAAACCGGATCCACCGACCGATCTGGTAATGAAGAGCGCCTTGTGGACGGTAACGGATACGATGGTGACCGTGCTGCTGAACGAAGAAGGCGATGAGATGGCGACGGTCGAACGGCACCGCATGATGAAGCCACCGAAGGACAAATACTTCCACGAGGAGAGTGGCTGCCGGCTAGCGGTGTATTCGACATCCGGCGTGAACAGGTCACCATCAGCATCGTCGATCGGGCGGattccaaacaaaaacgatgAACAGTGTGCCGTAATGTAA
- the LOC128714957 gene encoding uncharacterized protein LOC128714957, which translates to MDDRLLFVRIDAYLGRVWLQIVDFITSFGGDLKCRQCIIRDNMRYERLIGCVLVVTGVAASREEPKTFPGASLVLPAVLPILGTIIPSLIPGAVPPGTGGGVALPGVSVSHSTSIATSVHNRPIAISHSGSVSTNGNTDAGSAAAAGSTHGSVTAESSSGTSRKTGNAKTLLLSRRWSKFFKKLG; encoded by the exons ATGGATGACCGCTTGTTGTTCGTTCGGATCGACGCATACCTCGGACGCGTTTGGTTGCAGATCGTTGATTTCATTACGAGCTTTGGCGGTGATTTGAAGTGCCGTCAGTGTATCATCCG CGACAATATGCGTTACGAAAGATTAATAGGCTGTGTGCTGGTGGTGACGGGAGTGGCAGCAAGCCGCGAGGAACCGAAAACGTTTCCTGG AGCGTCGCTTGTGTTGCCAGCCGTCCTGCCAATTCTTGGCACGATCATTCCTTCCCTTATACCGGGTGCTGTTCCACCGGGAACGGGCGGTGGCGTAGCACTGCCGGGAGTTTCCGTGTCCCATTCGACATCTATCGCCACGTCAGTACACAACAGACCGATCGCTATAAG CCATAGTGGATCGGTTTCGACGAACGGCAACACGGACGCCGgttctgctgcagctgctggatCAACGCATGGTTCTGTGACCGCCGAAAGCAGTTCGGGAACAAGCCGTAAAACAGGAAACGCCAAAACACTATTGCTGAGCAGGCGCTGGAGCAAGTTTTTCAAAAAGCTCGGCTAA
- the LOC128712276 gene encoding uncharacterized protein LOC128712276, whose translation MKFLILCTLVAGAAAGYSSSNYRDGKATGLYNQVSVGTDYADKFPHGNTGYNGGYTTHFTTPNGAGVAVGTGTGTFGPGFGGYPNPTVDFNNFFQGIQANFANTMTQSYSGPGAMASASASLLNPVWGRPTHQQNNLYQQQFALQQALFQQQQAAFNGAFGAGGFAGAGAGAFPVYGPGFAGGSNYVNTRYPAGNFGAPNVASSSASFGPGGFHQTASVYPNNPAVPNVDTRFGGSEQSTSFQNGKPGFVGVSSFSSSSNINGQTHREAVTTVNDNGKVTTHRVHS comes from the exons ATGAAGTTTCTCATACTGTGTACGTTAGTAGCTGGCGCTGCTGCAG GATACTCCAGCTCGAACTATCGGGACGGAAAAGCGACAGGTCTCTATAATCAAGTCTCCGTCGGAACCGATTATGCTGACAAGTTCCCCCATGGTAACACAGGTTATAACGGCGGCTACACGACACACTTTACTACGCCGAACGGGGCTGGTGTGGCGGTCGGTACCGGCACCGGTACCTTCGGGCCCGGATTCGGCGGATACCCGAACCCGACGGTTGACTTCAACAACTTCTTCCAGGGCATTCAGGCGAACTTTGCCAA CACGATGACACAATCCTATTCTGGACCGGGAGCGATGGCGTCAGCGTCAGCATCATTGCTGAACCCCGTCTGGGGAAGACCAACGCATCAACAGAACAA CTTGTACCAACAGCAGTTTGCTCTGCAGCAGGCTctgttccagcagcagcaggccgCCTTTAATGGTGCCTTTGGGGCTGGCGGGTTTGCAGGTGCCGGTGCTGGTGCTTTCCCGGTGTACGGACCCGGCTTTGCCGGTGGTAGCAACTACGTGAACACTCGTTATCCGGCCGGGAACTTTGGTGCACCGAATGTGGCCAGCTCTTCTGCATCGTTCGGACCGGGTGGATTCCACCAGACGGCTTCGGTCTACCCAAACAATCCG GCTGTACCCAATGTGGACACTCGCTTCGGAGGATCGGAACAGTCGACTAGCTTCCAAAATGGCAAACCAG GATTCGTCGGTGTGTCCAGCTTCTCGTCCTCCTCCAACATCAATGGCCAGACGCACCGTGAAGCAGTGACGACGGTGAACGATAATGGCAAAGTGACGACCCATCGTGTCCACTCCTAA